AAAAAATACAAGTTAAATGACATAATCACCCTCAAAAAAGGCCACCCTTGCGGAGAAAACCTCTGGCAAATCGAAAGGCTAGGGGCTGACATCAAATTAAGGTGCTTGGGATGTGATAAAATTATTTGGATGAAAAGACTAGATTTTGACAAAAAAATCAGAAAAATAAAAAATAAGGAAGGCAAGATGGTTTCTATTGTAAACTACGAGCCTGAAGAAGATTAAGAAAAACAAAACTCCTAGCTGGGAAAGACTCAGTTAGGAGTTTATTTTTTATTCGTTTTGAAATCTTTTATAAAATTCTACTTTTGATTTGTTCTAGAAATTCGAAATTTTCAGCAGATTCGCTTTAAAATTTATAGGCAAAAGCGAAAATGTAAGGCTTAGATACTTGCCTGGTAAATTGCCTCGATAGACTTATCAAGTTTGTCGGTAAATTCTTCCTCGGTGTCGTTGACATTTAAGCCTTGGGCAAGGGCCCTAGAGAAAGATGCGATGACATTTTTGTTAGCCTTTAATTTCTCGTTGGCTTCATCCCTTGAGTATCCTCCAGAAAGAGCAACAACCCTTACAGTTTGCGGATAATCCAAGAGGTCGTCATAGTGGTTGGCCTCTTCTGGAAGGGTGAGCTTAAAAATAAACCTATAATCATCTGGTATATCCTTAAGGGCTTCAACCATGTAAATATTAAGGATTTCCTCGATTTTTGCCTTATCTTGGGCGTGGATATCAACCTCTGGTTCAATAATAGGCACAAAACCAGCCCCGAAAATCCTCATTGCATAGTCAAATTGTTGGTCAACTATATCCTTGATACCCTCTTCGTTATATTCATAGATAACAGAACGCATCTTTGTGCCGAATATATGTCTCTCTTTTGCATTCTCCAAAAGCTCGTCAAGATGAAGCATAGGTTTCATAAGGCGGACGCCGTTTAATTTCTCAGCCAAACCTTCATCAACCTTAAGAATAGGAACCACACCCTTGTCTTCCCAAAGATAATCAGCTGTGTACTTATCGCCAACCTTAGAATTCATAGTAACCTTAAACAAAATCGCCCCAAGGATCCTATCCCTATTAAAGGCAGGGTTAGAGATAATCCTCTTTCTCATTTCATGGACCAGGTCAAACATCTCCTCATCATTCTTATAGGCATCTTCATTCACACCATAAAGCTTAAGAGCCTTAGGTGTAGACCCGCCACTCTGATCAAGGGCAGCAATGAAACCCTTATCGTTTTGCATCCTTTTTAATTGTTCAGAATTCATAATCGCCTCCTAATATACCTATACCCAGGAAACCAAAAAAGCCTTAAGAAATTACAAAAAAATACACTTAATAGATACATATTATAGAAGGGAAATAGAAAGTAAATATCAAAGAATAAAAGATAAAGAAAAATTTAAAAAAATATTTGACAAAGAACTTTTTGGATGTTATAGTATTAAATGTCGGCAAGAGAGAAACTTGTTCAAAGTGAAAAAAATCATAAAAAAATGATAAAAAAAGCTTGACAAGATAAAAAACGTGTGGTACTATATTAGAGTCAGCACACGAAAAGTGCCAGACACTGAACCAGAAATGCACAAGCATTTCAAACAAATAAATATCAATGATTTTTGATGATCTTAATTGATCAAAAAAATCGTAAATGAAACAACTATTAACCTAGTTAATTTCTTTACAAAAATGATTCTTGAAAAAGAATTTTAAATCACGCATTTGATATATTAAGTCAGATGTAAATGACAGAGTCAGAATAAAATGACTTTCATTACAAATTTTTAATGAGAGTTTGATCC
This genomic window from Anaerococcus murdochii contains:
- a CDS encoding fructose bisphosphate aldolase; the encoded protein is MNSEQLKRMQNDKGFIAALDQSGGSTPKALKLYGVNEDAYKNDEEMFDLVHEMRKRIISNPAFNRDRILGAILFKVTMNSKVGDKYTADYLWEDKGVVPILKVDEGLAEKLNGVRLMKPMLHLDELLENAKERHIFGTKMRSVIYEYNEEGIKDIVDQQFDYAMRIFGAGFVPIIEPEVDIHAQDKAKIEEILNIYMVEALKDIPDDYRFIFKLTLPEEANHYDDLLDYPQTVRVVALSGGYSRDEANEKLKANKNVIASFSRALAQGLNVNDTEEEFTDKLDKSIEAIYQASI
- a CDS encoding DUF951 domain-containing protein; the encoded protein is MKKYKLNDIITLKKGHPCGENLWQIERLGADIKLRCLGCDKIIWMKRLDFDKKIRKIKNKEGKMVSIVNYEPEED